The stretch of DNA TTTGTTACATTCACATAGACTCGAAggaataacatttattttttttaatgatatatttaaagaattatGTCCAGAACGGAGTCTGTTGATTGTACAAATCCCACGTCGATTAATAGGCCACTCATTAAACCACTGTGATGGGGCTGGATCATACAAGtgactgaaataataatttccttTTTCTCTACCTGTTTCAGTGCAAAAGCTATTAAACTCTTTGTACATTTGATTTTTCCAATAACTTTTTAGATCTGCAATTGTGAGCAACAGCTGAGAATCAACACCATTACGTATCGCATCTTTGGCCCCTGAATCTGCTTTTTCGTTACCTGTAATACCTCTATGTGCTGGTACCCAGTATAAATTGACTATTTTGCCTGCATTTCCTAACTGatagagtttattttttagataccacattatgtattttgttgagttaatttttaatttactgaaaattgttaataaaacacTTAGAGAGTCGGAAAAGATACTGAAATTACCTGGATCTTTTCTCTCGATTAAATTGAGACATTCCCCTATTGCCAAGGCTTCAGCTGTAAAAATAGAAGCTATATCGGATGATCTAAATTTATAGAGTGTATCATTGTTACCCATTGCTATCGAAAAGCCTACAAAATTCGCGCCTTCTGTTTTTGATCCGTCTGTATAAAAGGTTTTTGAATCAGTCAGGGTATGTTCAAATATTCGAGTAAATTCTGCATTCGGACAAGGCGATTTATCAATTGTTCTGCCTTGATCTGTAAAGACTCGGGCTTTGTAAAATAATCCGTAAAAATCTAAATCAAAGCACAAAGGCACTTCTGCCGCGTGTATTAGATGACTATATCTATCATGGTCTTTGAAACATTGGTAAATTACTGGCATACCGATTTGGTTAATATGTTTTGGGTTTCTGAGAGGGTTTTCAATGTTTTCTGAAAGTTCTGTGAGTAATGGAATAAGTGTGTGATTAGTATACGATAGGGTTCTAGATATGTAGCTTCTTCCCAAAAATTGGAATCTTAAACTTAAAGGTGGTTCTTTAGCTTCAGCTAGAATGATTTTGGTGGGAGTACTCCTTCTGTATCCTAATGCTATTCTTAGGGCTTTGAATTGAATTCTATCTAGCCTGATTGCTTGTTGTTTAGTGAGTTTATGGAATAAAAAACCACAATACTCGATTCTAGATCTAATTAAGGCTTCATATAGTCTGATCAAAACTATAAGGTCTGCCCCTTGCCAAGTGCTACGAATAcaacttaatatttttaaagggTTCTGGCATTTTGCTTCAATACtagatatttgtttttcacacTTAAAGTTGGAAGATAACCATAGACCAAGAAATTTTACTATTCTAGGAGAAGTTATTACATTACTGTCAAGATTAACGTCCCACAGACCCCCTTGACCActacatttattaaataccaTGAAGATGCACTTGTTTGCAGCTAAGCTTAGTCTCTTTGTTTCCAAATAGCTATTTACGTTATTTGTATCtctttctaaattatttatcccgATTTGTGTGTTCTCATTTGAAGTATAAATTACCACATCATCTGCGAACTCAAGAATTTTACATCCATGATTcataatttcttttatattcagATATAACGCATAAAGTAATGGACTAAGTACACTTCCTTGGGGAAGACCTACCCTACTTCTTCGAAATCTCCATACTTAGCATGATGTTTTCTGCTTGAggttaaattgtatataaatgataGAAGGTTGCCTGGAAGATCTAGATTTTTTAAGTTATCAATAAGTAAATCCGGAAGAACGTTATCATAAGCCCCTTTTATATCTAGAAACATTGCTGACACTTCATTCCCTTTTTCAAAGTCATTAAGGACatctgcagtccaattcacagggcattacaatttagggcttttttcctccactggcggcgcttgtagagcttttgtatgtgaaatctatataaaaaaaattttacaagcgccatcaccggcaaaaaaagtcctaaattgtataaagttTGCCCCAAGGTCCCTAGATGAGTTACTGGATTTAGACAGGTCATCCGAAGCTAGAATTTGGGACGCCATATTGGTGATCAGTAGTTGTGTGCATGCGTATATGTACACAAGATAGGTACGTATGTATGCGCGGATAGTCACACACATTCACACAtgtttatcaatgtttatGGTAAACATTGTCTGAcgttgaattgaatttaatttgttaattatagatacttgatatttaattataaatgcaaTTTGTGTGATAATATTAGTACTCCTATATTCAAATAGacaaagttaaattaatatactatcataattatattttgatcaaaagaaaaaaaaaaaaaattcgttcaggttattttattcaataaaattttataaacattaatattcttattattattttatttcatattaatatattgatcattaatgatgattacagatgcaaaaaaaaatttttaacatttattttgatttattttgtgacTGCAATTCATATAACTTGACGCCGTAGCAGTTTGAATTTGCGCGGCTCCGCCATATTGGGGATATCGACGATTTTATTTCGGATGACCtggggtgcgttccgtggctatccagtccgtacgaacttcaaaatggcggagtttggaaatattttgatcctttgttgtggtagacctgatttttttcatttgaaaataatctgATCAAATTTGACGTTAGCCAATTTATTCGACggatttgaaataattaaatagaaactCTGTCAACTTAAacctgaaaaaaatagtaatacttaatattttaagtttttataaatctctGGCCTTCTCTTTGGCTATAGTGATGTATCATAgtaacttttaacattattagaattttcatttttttcgtcgccattttgaagttcgtacggactggatagccacggaacgcacccctGTATATTGGGAATCATTCTAGGGACCTTGagtttgccctgtgaatacgggtgctgttgttaatattaggtgtgttcgttcactattcacaccgagcgtatgcacggagcgtatgcaaggaagcgctaaagttttgcggtcatttgaagaaactttagtaactaaaatttactaaaaattcgttattttcagtcattgtgtttattttgttaatttaataattttttctcagacgcaagtacaaattaccaattaataataatgaaagagagcgaaagaactgaaaaaaacgaatagcaataaataaatagtaaattttagtaaataaagttataataGATTATCAGTGCAAGATCTATTTCTTCTAAATCCAAATTGAgagttattaaatttcttaTGATGTTCAAGCCACCATGATAGTCTGAAATTAATAAGTTTTTCTAAAAGTTTGCAAAGACAAGGAGCCAAGGAAATGGGTCTTACATTTTGACCATCACTCTTTGGAATAAAGAAGAGCCCATAGTTTCTCCATTCTGGTGGAAATTCCctagatgataaaatattgtatagtTCTAAGAGAGCTTTAATTGCGTTATCTGGAAGGTAGCTAATAGTTAAGTATCTATCCCATCGAGACCTGGGCTTGGGCTTGATTTTAGTTTGAGATTATCGAGGGCATAATCGAATTCTACCATAGAATATGGCATATCAAGAAAACCGTCTTGATTTTGGTGGTCAAAAAGCACATTATTTGATACCCACGGAGGACataaattttccataattaattttgcagATTCAACTGCTGTTTGTTTGTATTCATTACCAGAACTGCTTTGTGcgaatctatttttaaaattttttatttttttccaaatataagAGGGATCAGTAAATTTATTGAGGCTTTCTATGAACTTTTTGTAGCTGTCTTTTTTAGCATTCTAAGTCACTGTACGAGCTGTTGCTTGAGATTTTTcgtatttaatgaaattatccCTAGTATAATCGTATTTTAGATTAAGTAAggctatttttctttttttgacagCACTCTTACAATCATTGTTCCACCAAGAATTCCCTCCTTtggatatttttgattttgtccGCTGATCATTATTAGGATAGTTATTTTTCCAACCTGGAGTactttctttgatatttttttctattgtctcTACAAACTTGTTATATCTTAGATGAATTGAATGGGTTTCTTTATTTATGTTTTGGATATATTCGTTAAATTTTAGTTCGCTTACCCTATTTGAAAAGTTTCCCAGTCTGTAGTTTTTCGATGGATTCGTTTAACACCCGtaccaaattttaatttatccggTATCATATTTATCTTAATTCTTACTGGGTAATGATCACTTCCCCATGGATCAACACTTTTATCCCATTCGTCCCCAACGCTCATGGCCGTGTTAAGATCGGAAAAGAATAAGTCAATAGCAGATTCAGTGCCGTGGGCCTCATTAAAGTGTGTTTTTTCTCCGCTATTTAAAAGGATAATATCTAGATTTTCTACGACTTGTTTTATGTCTTTACCTTCACAGCCTCTTGTATCATCCGAACCCCACCAAACATGGTGAGCGTTGAAATCTCCACCTATTAAGAATTTCCCATcaaattgagagaaaaaattttcCCAATCAACAATCTCCATCCTAGTATTCGGTGGTCTGTAACAAGAAATGATGAGAGTTTTTTCACctcttataaaaatttcaatcacATATACTTCGATTTTTCCCCCacaattataaatgttattttcgATTCTATactttatactatttttaacaaatattgcTACCCCACCTTTACCATCATTAAGTCTATCAGTTCTAACATATCAAATCCccttaatgaaatattatcaccTGGTTTGAGCCATGTTTCTTGAATCAGTAGTAAATCGACTTCCTCCACACTAAGCTCAGCTTGGTAGCTGGCAGGGTactactccggcatgaaattgatggcggagaaattattccggcatgaggttgatggcggagaaattactccggcatgagattggtGGTGGGAAAATTACCCCGGCATGGTATCGATGGTGgggaaattactccggcatgagattgatggcggataaatttttccggcatgggattgatggcggagaaaatattacaattgttattaataaatactatttttgagCAGACAAACCAGAAGTATTCTTCATCGgttgaacatttttataatatgacaATCTATTCTTTTGTGTTCTTTTGGTTCATGGAGAACCACATCCAACCCCGCACATACACatgctttataaaaaaaaaaaattgtcaagttcGCTCACACATTTATAATCTAATCCTCGCCGAGTCGCCGGACGGCTGCCAGAAATACCACCTCTACTGCTCACCATCGCTACTCATATACATGTGTGCGCCACTGTAGCATAGCAGTGGAAGCAACGtagattgtttttattcattatcttGTTAAGGTACAACTAGGGCAAAATGAGAGACATCTGGCGGATGTTTgctaaaaacattatatattcatgagtGCGAAAAGGACGAAAGATTAGAAAGAGAATACTGTTTCTCACTTCCACTCaagtatttagacaaagacaaaaatttattatcctctattaattaaaattgaatattaaaatctaTACTAAATTTGGGTGAtgatttttcgtctttttttctagttttatcctttagtttttggtaaatatggcattattttttcaagtatttcgaTGGGGTAATATGAAAAGCCGAACATCATTTTCCATAAGAGCCTATGtttaacctcaaaaaaaaggaccatctttaacagttaattaatcaaaaaaacatcttataacaaaaaaactgattaaagaaaaaggtgtatcgttatttcaattacctactctataaaattcgtgaaatcgtcattatttttaattttccctaGTTGTAccttaaaagaaaaaagttgtaGTGTTGTGCCCTAGTATATAAGGCAATGGAAAATcatatcaataaacaaataaaataataaaaaaagccatATTGTGCCCAGGGCTAATATTAAAACACTCAGAATAAATGAATTCTGCTTGGATAAATTTGTGGTTCAGCAAAATGGCAGCAGCCGACTCACCAACGGACGACAGTCTTTATCCAATTGCAGTTCTGATCGATGacttataaaatgaaaatttacaagtaagtacaataattattatttttcaaatattaccaaagtttttgatgtttgaaaaaaaaaaaataacttgatcTTAGTCAGCAAGTGTTTGTAACAATGAGGTTATAACtggactgtttttttttatattaatttcatcatatcagttgatttaaaatttgtttaaaatgtaaatatgatgaacattttattttattacaattaatgaatatatttttattttatagctgcgattaaattcaatcaaaaaacttTCAACGATTGCCTTGGCACTTTGTGCTGAACATACTCGTTGTGAGTTGATACATTTTGTTCCATTGGTACAACGTTTGGCATCTGGTGATTGGTGTACGTCAAGAACATCGACATGTGGTTTAATAAGTGTATCTTATCCACGTGTAAGTACAGCAACAATAGCTGAATTAAGAaatcatttttgtaatttatgtcAAGATGATACACTAATGGGGCGACGTTCAGCATCATCAAAATTGGGAGAATTTGCGAAAGTTGTTGaaattgagtatttaaaatctgATTCAATTCTAATGTTTGTTATACTTGCACGAGATGAACAAGATTCTGTTCGTTTATTAGCTGTTGATGCATGTGTTAGTATATTGCAACATTATTACAACGAGAAGATGTTGAACAACGTGTTATGCCAAAATTACGTCAATGTGCTGCTGATTTATCATGGCGTGTACATTAtatgattgatgataaatttatagatcTTGGAAAAGCAGTTAATTATAAACGTACCACATtccgaaaatataattttagtttttctgaGTCATTAAATGTGATggttagtttaaataaatatatttgataaaattgatgaacatATAACATTTCTACATTGTTTTTTAGTAATCTCATGCCAAAttaattactccggcattaatgttatgccggagtaattatTCTGGCATAAGATGAATGCTGAAGAAAATGCTTCGGCATAAAACTAGTGGCGGACtaatttttccgacattactttcatgccggagtatttactccgccatcaatctcatggcggagtaatttttccgccgtcaatctcatgccggaataattttgtCGGCATGAAgttaatgtcggaaaaataAATCCGCCACTAGTTTTATGCCGGAGTTTTTTCTC from Aphidius gifuensis isolate YNYX2018 linkage group LG4, ASM1490517v1, whole genome shotgun sequence encodes:
- the LOC122855077 gene encoding uncharacterized protein LOC122855077 isoform X1 yields the protein MNHGCKILEFADDVVIYTSNENTQIGINNLERDTNNVNSYLETKRLSLAANKCIFMVFNKCSGQGGLWDVNLDSNVITSPRIVKFLGLWLSSNFKCEKQISSIEAKCQNPLKIFLANFVGFSIAMGNNDTLYKFRSSDIASIFTAEALAIGECLNLIERKDPGNFSIFSDSLSVLLTIFSKLKINSTKYIMWYLKNKLYQLGNAGKIVNLYWVPAHRGITGNEKADSGAKDAIRNGVDSQLLLTIADLKSYWKNQMYKEFNSFCTETGREKGNYYFSHLYDPAPSQWFNEWPINRRGICTINRLRSGHNSLNISLKKINVIPSSLCECNKKDETLDHVLWSCELHKKQREKLIKILTKNGKEPLVRDHED
- the LOC122855077 gene encoding uncharacterized protein LOC122855077 isoform X2; this translates as MNHGCKILEFADDVVIYTSNENTQIGINNLERDTNNVNSYLETKRLSLAANKCIFMVFNKCSGQGGLWDVNLDSNVITSPRIVKFLGLWLSSNFKCEKQISSIEAKCQNPLKIFLANFVGFSIAMGNNDTLYKFRSSDIASIFTAEALAIGECLNLIERKDPGNEKADSGAKDAIRNGVDSQLLLTIADLKSYWKNQMYKEFNSFCTETGREKGNYYFSHLYDPAPSQWFNEWPINRRGICTINRLRSGHNSLNISLKKINVIPSSLCECNKKDETLDHVLWSCELHKKQREKLIKILTKNGKEPLVRDHED